A region of the Candidatus Eisenbacteria bacterium genome:
CAGCGCCTCGTGGTCCAGGTGAACGGGCGGGTCCGGTCCCAGGTGGAGGTCCCGGCCGACTCCTCCGACGAGGCGATCCGCAAGGCCGCGCTCGAGGACCCCAAGGTGCAGAAGCACGTGGACGGGGCCGCCATCGCCCAGGTCATCATCGTGCGCGGGCGGCTCGTCTCCATCGTCACCCGGTAGCGTGAGCGGGATCGCGGGCATCGTCTCCTCGAACGCCTCCGGCACGGTCGATCCCGACCTCGCCTCGTGGCTCGCGTCGGCGGCGGGCTCCACGGCGGGGGCGCACGTCCTGACGTGGGAGCACGGCGGCTTCGCGGTGCACGCCGCCCCGGGATGCCGCGCGACGCTCACGAGCAGGGAAGTGGGCGGAGCCGTCGTGCGGCTCGCGTTCCACGGCATCACCTTCGAGCCGGAGGGAACGGATCCGGCCCGCGCCCCCGAGCGGCTCCTCGACGCCTATCTCGAGCGCGGCCTCTCGTTCCTGACCGGGCTGCGCGGAGACTTCTCGCTCGCGATCTGGGACGGACGCGACCGCTCGACGCACCTCGCGGTCGACTGCTTCCGCGTGCAGACGATCTATCACCACGCGGACTCCAGAGGGCTCGTCTTCGGGACGCGCCTCGCCGCTCTGGAGTCGTGTCCGCGCTTCTCGGATCGCGCCCTCGATCCACGAGCCGTGCTCGACCTCGTCGAGATCTCCCGGATCCAGACGCCGCACACGATCTACCGTTCCGTCCAGAAGCTGCCCGAAGGGACCTCGCTGTCGTATCGCGACGGACACGTCCGGCTCGACCGCTACTGGCGCCCGGACTACCGCCGCGAGGACGGACGGCCTCTCGCCGAGCTCGAGCGCGACGTGCGGGAGCGCTTCCAGGACGCGGTGCGGGCGAGGCTCGTCCAGGACGGCGCCGGGAAGGTGGGCGCGTATCTGAGCGGCGGCGTGGACAGCACCGCCGTGCTCGGCACGCTCACGAAGCTCACCGGATCGCGCGTCCCGGCCTTCTCGATCGCATTCGACGAGCCGGGATTCAACGAGCTCGGCTTCGCGGAGACGGCGGCGCGCTCCTTCCACGCCGATCACCACGTCCACTTCGTCACGCCACGCGAGACGATCGATCTGATCCCGGCGCTCGTCGCGATGTTCGACGAGCCGTTCGCGAACGCCTCCGCGGTGCCGGCCTACTACTGCGCGCGCCTGGCGCACGGGACCGGAGTCCAGGTGCTCTACGCCGGCGACGGGGGAGACGAGATCTTCGCCGGGAACGACGCGTACGCGATGAGGCGGGTGTTCGAGTACTACGACCGCATCCCTCCACCGCTCCGTTCGCTCGTCGTGGGTCCGGCCGCGACCCTCGCGGGATCGGTGCTTCCGTGGGGACCGTTCCGGAAGGCGCGCGCGTACGTGCGGCGGGCAAGCGTCACGTATCCGGAACGGCTCGGCGCGTACGATCTCTACCGGGCGTTTTCCAAGGAACGGCTCTTCCAGAGGGAGTTCCTGGATCTCGCGGGGAACGGTTACGTGCCGTTTCGCGCTCAGGCCGCGCGGTATCGCGAAGCGCTCGCCACGGCCGAGCTGGACCGTCAGCTCTACCTCGACCTCCGCCTCCTGATCGCGGACAGCGATCTCATCAAGGTGACGCGGACCGCGGAGCGCGCGGGCATCGGCGTCCGGTTCCCGTTCCTCGACCGGCCGCTCGCGGACTTCGCCGCGGCGGTGCCGGCATCGATCAAGATGCGCGGCCGAAGGCTCCGCTCCTTCTTCAAGGACGCGTTCGCCGACCTCCTTCCGGAGGAGACGCGCGCGAAGAAGAAGCACGGCTTCGGACTCCCGATCGCGGTGTGGATGCGGAAGCACGCCGAGCTTCGGGATCTCGTGCGGGAGCTCGTCCTCGGCGAGCGGACGATGGCGCGCGGCGTCTTCCTCCGCGCCGGTGTCGAGGAGCTCTTCCGGCTTCACGAGGCCGAAGAGGGCACGTCCTACTACGGGCCTGCCGTCTGGAACGTCGTGATGCTCGAGTGCTGGCTCCGGGCCAGGGAAGACGTGACGCGCGCGAGCCTCTCCTTCGGGCGGGCCCGGGCCGACACGGTGACCGCCTGATGCCTCGCCTGCCGGCCCCCGAAGCCCTCGAGCGGCTCCGCCAGGGCAACCGCCGGTTCGTTCTGAACCAGCAGAGCCTGGAACAGAGGGTCCTGCGGCCGCCGGACCTCGTCACCGAGCAGCGCCCCTTCGCGATCGTGCTCGGGTGCTCCGATTCACGCGTGCCTGCCGAGCTCGTCTTCGACCAGGGCCTCGGCGATCTCTTCGTCATCCGCGTGGCCGGAAACATCGTCGCGCCGTCCCAGGTCGGGAGCGTGGAATTCGCGGCCGAGCGATTCCGCACGCGGCTGGTCGTGGTTCTCGGACATTCCCGGTGCGGCGCCATTCTCGCGACCCTCGAGGCTCTCGAAGCTCCGGGCGGGAGCACCTCGTCACGGAACCTCGCGTCCATCGTGGATCGCGTCCGACCGTCCGTGGAGCCGCTCCTGGCGACGCCGCTGGCGGGAGATCGCGACCGGCTGATCCGAGAGGCCGTGCGCGCCAACGTCCGCGTGTCCGTGGACCATCTCCGGCATGGCTCCGCGATCCTGGAGCGGCTGATCGCCGAAGAGGGGCTCCGGGTCGTCGGAGCCGAGTACGCGCTGGAATCGGGGGAGGTGGAGTTCTTCGAAGGGACGGAGGCCCTGGCCAGCGCGAAAGGCCAGTCGACCGGCGCCTGATGCGCGCCCGTATCAGCCCCATTCGTAGTTTACATAATAGTTCTTATCTGACATTGCCTGGTGCTACGACGAAGCCATCCGGCCGGGTCCCCGCCGTTCGTCAGCGCGGCCGCTTCGCCCGGCTCGTTATTTCCAGTGGACACACCACGACGCGCATCCCTTGGTACTTCTCCAGCATTGGCCGGAGCACGTCATCATCCCGAGCGACGAGGGCCACGGATTCGACGGACCTCGGTTTCAATCGTTTCATGAGCTCCGCCGAGAAGACCACCTGGCCCA
Encoded here:
- a CDS encoding asparagine synthase C-terminal domain-containing protein produces the protein MSGIAGIVSSNASGTVDPDLASWLASAAGSTAGAHVLTWEHGGFAVHAAPGCRATLTSREVGGAVVRLAFHGITFEPEGTDPARAPERLLDAYLERGLSFLTGLRGDFSLAIWDGRDRSTHLAVDCFRVQTIYHHADSRGLVFGTRLAALESCPRFSDRALDPRAVLDLVEISRIQTPHTIYRSVQKLPEGTSLSYRDGHVRLDRYWRPDYRREDGRPLAELERDVRERFQDAVRARLVQDGAGKVGAYLSGGVDSTAVLGTLTKLTGSRVPAFSIAFDEPGFNELGFAETAARSFHADHHVHFVTPRETIDLIPALVAMFDEPFANASAVPAYYCARLAHGTGVQVLYAGDGGDEIFAGNDAYAMRRVFEYYDRIPPPLRSLVVGPAATLAGSVLPWGPFRKARAYVRRASVTYPERLGAYDLYRAFSKERLFQREFLDLAGNGYVPFRAQAARYREALATAELDRQLYLDLRLLIADSDLIKVTRTAERAGIGVRFPFLDRPLADFAAAVPASIKMRGRRLRSFFKDAFADLLPEETRAKKKHGFGLPIAVWMRKHAELRDLVRELVLGERTMARGVFLRAGVEELFRLHEAEEGTSYYGPAVWNVVMLECWLRAREDVTRASLSFGRARADTVTA
- a CDS encoding carbonic anhydrase yields the protein MPRLPAPEALERLRQGNRRFVLNQQSLEQRVLRPPDLVTEQRPFAIVLGCSDSRVPAELVFDQGLGDLFVIRVAGNIVAPSQVGSVEFAAERFRTRLVVVLGHSRCGAILATLEALEAPGGSTSSRNLASIVDRVRPSVEPLLATPLAGDRDRLIREAVRANVRVSVDHLRHGSAILERLIAEEGLRVVGAEYALESGEVEFFEGTEALASAKGQSTGA